Proteins from a single region of Chloroherpeton thalassium ATCC 35110:
- a CDS encoding sensor histidine kinase, producing the protein MSENGKQKSEGQLFSKYTELIIYGVLFLLLVAAVFVVNINLAGSSRKDTEQVFCATKQQEYWQKAYRNLLTTQTTLVELTALKEEIGFYDTTLAIQIKPMLDPNALSLLSDKLSARDSLLSAKVEQIAEKLRLIDTTFASYRKAVLIFDKSIEVLINGGELKINNQVYEIDQVIDERARQFIQAISSTWATYRKNLFKFIDQKEHRLPDENLLISAVDFSITKDEFIQSNNRNFIVALGELATERVDSLLLIQVGALVLSILVFSAMAVRLTISLRSQDKLLHESQTQLIQSEKMASLGQMVAGLAHEMNTPLGFVRNNIEIIGENERDFLSALEKSKKILNHLVNGKYENLKKDIPEAVEIIKNIDKVGLIDENKTMLDSSLQGLDRIQELIVNLKNFSRLDQTADQLANINECLDSTLVVAHHLLKRHVTVTKEYSQIPEILCAPAQLNQVFLNLISNAAHATEEKGEGKLLIKTWAEKDYLVVQIADNGKGIPQDVINKIFDPFFTTKPIGKGTGLGLSISKKIIEEGHSGKIEVKTKVGTGTDFYIRLPLRTHAEASSEQVFQSTDMVLK; encoded by the coding sequence ATGTCAGAGAATGGGAAACAAAAATCGGAAGGCCAGCTTTTCTCCAAATACACTGAGCTGATCATTTACGGTGTGCTTTTTCTTTTGCTGGTTGCCGCCGTTTTTGTGGTCAATATTAATCTTGCAGGCAGCAGCCGAAAAGATACAGAACAAGTTTTTTGCGCGACAAAACAGCAAGAATATTGGCAGAAAGCGTATAGAAATCTGCTAACCACGCAAACCACGCTTGTGGAGCTAACTGCGCTGAAAGAAGAAATTGGCTTTTACGACACCACGCTTGCCATCCAAATAAAGCCAATGCTTGATCCAAATGCGCTAAGTTTGCTCTCCGATAAGTTAAGCGCAAGAGACTCGCTGCTGTCTGCCAAGGTTGAGCAAATCGCCGAAAAATTGCGCCTCATCGATACCACATTTGCCTCTTACCGCAAGGCGGTTCTTATTTTTGATAAAAGCATCGAAGTGCTCATCAATGGTGGCGAACTGAAAATTAATAACCAAGTTTATGAGATCGACCAAGTGATTGATGAACGCGCCAGGCAGTTTATCCAAGCCATCAGTAGCACTTGGGCAACTTATCGGAAAAATCTTTTCAAGTTCATTGACCAAAAAGAGCATCGATTGCCAGATGAAAACCTTCTAATATCAGCGGTCGATTTTTCCATTACAAAAGACGAATTCATCCAATCAAATAACCGGAACTTCATTGTTGCGCTGGGCGAATTGGCAACCGAACGCGTCGATAGCCTGCTATTAATTCAGGTTGGCGCACTGGTGCTAAGCATTTTAGTATTTTCGGCCATGGCGGTTAGGTTGACCATTTCACTTCGCAGCCAAGATAAATTGCTGCATGAATCGCAAACGCAGCTGATTCAGTCGGAGAAAATGGCTTCGCTAGGTCAAATGGTTGCGGGGCTTGCGCACGAAATGAACACGCCGCTTGGATTCGTGAGAAACAACATTGAAATTATTGGCGAAAATGAACGCGATTTTCTTTCAGCCCTCGAAAAATCCAAAAAGATTCTCAACCATTTGGTGAATGGAAAATACGAGAACTTGAAAAAGGACATTCCAGAAGCGGTTGAAATTATCAAGAATATTGACAAAGTTGGGCTGATTGACGAAAACAAAACCATGCTGGATAGCTCCTTGCAAGGGCTTGACCGCATTCAAGAATTAATTGTCAATTTGAAAAATTTCTCGCGCCTCGATCAAACTGCCGATCAACTTGCCAACATCAACGAGTGTTTGGATTCTACGCTGGTTGTGGCACACCATCTGCTTAAGCGACATGTTACGGTCACCAAAGAATATTCGCAGATTCCCGAAATTTTATGCGCGCCGGCACAATTAAACCAGGTATTTCTTAACTTAATTAGCAACGCGGCTCATGCAACAGAAGAAAAAGGAGAGGGAAAACTTTTAATTAAAACTTGGGCGGAAAAAGATTATCTTGTGGTGCAAATTGCCGACAACGGAAAAGGAATTCCCCAAGATGTTATAAATAAGATTTTCGATCCGTTCTTTACGACCAAACCTATTGGAAAAGGGACTGGTTTAGGTCTTTCCATCTCAAAGAAAATCATAGAAGAAGGGCATAGCGGAAAAATTGAAGTAAAAACAAAAGTGGGTACGGGAACAGATTTTTATATTCGCTTGCCACTTCGGACTCATGCCGAAGCCTCTTCGGAGCAAGTCTTTCAGTCAACCGACATGGTTTTGAAATAA
- the mutL gene encoding DNA mismatch repair endonuclease MutL gives MSLIKKLPDIVANKISAGEVVQRPASAVKELLENAIDAGADEITLAIKAAGKTLIQVIDNGCGLSEEDATLCFERFATSKISDVGDLENLHTLGFRGEALASIASVSQVELKTKRYDDRTGTLVKISGGRFEEVSRTETPNGTAFSIRNLFYNVPARRKFLKTNATEYKHIFETVQAQTLVYPDIKWRFYSDDEEIFSFLNNNLSERLDYFFGKDFSQNLIEFTEENDFMKLRGYLGKPAMMKRTKNQQFLFINNRVTQSKLLSSAIMTAYGELLGEREYPFFLIYMDIAPHYIDVNVHPTKMEVKFDDERNIYNMVHSVVKHRIKTLDFSPNVQVEEKPDSPRPTGESFNFPGVAKRLSYNDRDADMRSSNALFRDYKTYYKAQDERAEPGFFANPKREMDWRSSLPAHTEASLTPPKQAEPEGNPTFHDGSRQMEIFIQSRDDEPATAGQERFVWQLHNTYILTQIKSGLLIIDQHVAHERILYERAIAVMESNVPNSQQLLFPHSAKLSAWEFDVLKEIKTDLVQLGFSLRILDQRTVLVEGIPPDVMPGREERILHEMLEQYQDYQQNLKLEQRDNVAKSYACRSSIMAGQKLSRNEMTSLIDQLFATSMPYVCPHGRPIIIKLSIEELDKMFGRS, from the coding sequence ATGTCGCTCATTAAGAAATTGCCCGATATTGTCGCCAATAAAATTTCCGCTGGTGAAGTGGTGCAACGGCCCGCTTCGGCGGTCAAAGAACTGTTGGAAAATGCGATCGATGCAGGCGCCGACGAAATTACCCTTGCCATTAAAGCTGCTGGAAAAACGTTAATTCAGGTTATCGATAATGGCTGCGGACTTTCCGAAGAGGATGCCACCCTTTGCTTCGAGCGATTTGCAACCAGCAAAATTAGTGATGTGGGAGATCTTGAAAATCTTCATACGCTTGGCTTTCGTGGTGAAGCGCTCGCCAGCATTGCGTCGGTTTCTCAAGTTGAACTCAAAACCAAGCGCTACGACGATCGCACCGGCACTTTGGTAAAAATTTCCGGTGGCCGGTTTGAAGAAGTGAGCCGCACGGAAACACCAAACGGCACCGCCTTCAGCATTCGCAACCTTTTTTACAATGTGCCCGCTCGCCGAAAATTTCTAAAAACCAACGCCACCGAATACAAACATATTTTCGAAACAGTCCAAGCGCAAACGCTCGTTTATCCTGACATTAAATGGCGGTTTTATAGCGACGATGAGGAAATTTTCTCGTTTTTAAACAACAATCTTTCCGAACGATTGGATTATTTCTTTGGGAAGGATTTTTCCCAAAACCTAATAGAATTTACCGAAGAAAACGACTTCATGAAGCTTCGCGGCTACTTGGGCAAGCCCGCCATGATGAAACGGACGAAAAACCAGCAATTTCTTTTTATCAATAATCGCGTCACGCAAAGCAAGTTGCTTTCCAGCGCCATCATGACGGCTTACGGAGAACTTTTAGGCGAGCGAGAATATCCGTTTTTCCTTATCTACATGGACATTGCGCCGCATTATATCGATGTGAATGTCCATCCAACCAAGATGGAAGTGAAGTTCGACGATGAGCGAAATATTTATAACATGGTTCATTCCGTTGTGAAACATCGGATTAAAACCCTTGATTTTTCGCCCAATGTTCAAGTTGAAGAAAAACCGGATTCGCCGCGGCCAACTGGCGAAAGCTTTAATTTTCCCGGCGTAGCAAAGCGCCTAAGCTACAACGATCGAGATGCCGACATGCGTAGCTCAAACGCTTTGTTTCGCGATTATAAAACTTATTACAAAGCGCAAGACGAACGCGCCGAACCAGGATTTTTTGCCAATCCGAAAAGAGAAATGGATTGGCGCTCGTCGCTGCCCGCTCATACCGAAGCATCTTTAACGCCGCCCAAACAGGCTGAGCCTGAAGGCAATCCGACCTTTCACGATGGTAGTCGACAAATGGAAATATTTATCCAGTCGCGCGACGACGAGCCCGCCACAGCCGGCCAAGAGCGTTTCGTTTGGCAACTTCACAACACCTATATTTTAACCCAAATCAAATCGGGGTTGCTCATCATCGACCAGCATGTGGCACACGAGCGCATTTTATACGAACGCGCCATTGCCGTCATGGAATCCAATGTGCCCAATTCGCAACAGCTTTTATTTCCACATTCAGCCAAGCTGAGCGCGTGGGAGTTCGATGTGTTGAAGGAAATTAAAACCGACTTGGTGCAATTGGGCTTTTCACTTCGGATTTTAGACCAGCGAACGGTGCTTGTAGAAGGCATTCCGCCAGATGTGATGCCAGGAAGAGAGGAACGAATTTTGCACGAAATGCTCGAGCAATACCAAGACTATCAGCAAAACCTGAAGCTTGAGCAACGCGACAATGTGGCCAAATCCTATGCGTGCCGCAGTTCCATTATGGCCGGCCAAAAACTCTCGCGCAATGAAATGACCAGCCTCATCGATCAGCTTTTCGCAACGTCTATGCCCTACGTATGCCCACATGGGCGGCCTATCATTATTAAATTATCCATTGAAGAACTCGATAAAATGTTTGGGCGTTCTTAG
- a CDS encoding response regulator yields MPADSNSEINILLVDDEPMVLQSLSATFRKQYNVYTATNGKEAIELIRQHQIHVVLSDQRMPGMLGHEVLRIIKTISPSTIRILLTGYSDLDAIMNSVNSGEVFRYLTKPWKVEQLRETVAAAAQIASKVSQLYPKTAADAEDVATATEADVATEPEVKEPTRQQQASAEIGQKNKLLIVEFNREQLNMMVKVFERKYTVLPAATVDEAFEHLSKQEIPVMVTDLNLNSEDGIEFLYAIKQEYPNIVIILLTQVRDALLAIKSINEFQVYRYHVKPCSVEDLDKTIQSAMMRARSYRSQPMQNVHYVAKQVAPDVIEKQASEKGNWLRERLRTVKKFFGV; encoded by the coding sequence ATGCCTGCTGATAGCAACTCGGAAATCAACATCTTGCTGGTTGATGATGAACCGATGGTTTTGCAGTCGCTTTCGGCGACCTTCAGAAAGCAATACAATGTCTACACTGCTACAAACGGAAAAGAAGCGATAGAACTGATTCGTCAGCACCAGATTCATGTTGTATTAAGTGATCAAAGAATGCCTGGTATGCTGGGGCATGAGGTCTTGCGCATCATTAAAACCATCAGTCCAAGCACCATTCGGATTTTGCTGACAGGATATTCCGACCTGGATGCCATTATGAACTCGGTGAATTCAGGTGAAGTTTTTCGTTATCTAACAAAGCCATGGAAGGTTGAACAGCTGCGTGAAACCGTTGCGGCGGCTGCCCAAATTGCCAGCAAAGTCAGTCAGCTTTATCCGAAAACAGCCGCAGACGCTGAAGACGTCGCCACCGCTACAGAAGCCGACGTTGCCACCGAACCTGAAGTCAAAGAACCCACACGCCAGCAGCAAGCCTCCGCTGAAATAGGACAAAAAAACAAGCTACTCATTGTGGAGTTTAACCGTGAGCAGCTCAACATGATGGTGAAAGTATTCGAGAGAAAATACACGGTCTTGCCAGCAGCAACTGTGGACGAAGCGTTTGAGCATTTGTCTAAGCAGGAAATTCCGGTAATGGTCACCGATTTGAACTTGAACAGCGAGGATGGCATTGAGTTTCTTTATGCCATTAAGCAAGAGTATCCCAACATTGTGATAATTCTTCTAACGCAGGTGCGCGATGCCTTGCTTGCAATCAAGTCGATCAACGAGTTCCAAGTTTATCGTTACCATGTGAAACCATGTTCGGTAGAGGACTTAGATAAAACCATCCAATCGGCTATGATGCGAGCCCGTTCGTATCGTTCGCAACCGATGCAAAATGTGCATTATGTCGCCAAGCAAGTTGCTCCAGACGTGATTGAAAAGCAAGCTTCTGAAAAAGGGAACTGGCTCAGAGAGCGACTCAGGACGGTCAAGAAGTTTTTTGGCGTATAA
- a CDS encoding TIGR01777 family oxidoreductase, with amino-acid sequence MSKKIVITGATGLLGPAIFEQLKKEGHELVLFSRNPKSAQSKLLGAKQYVAWDAASRNGEWKNALEGTDVVIHLAGVPVAERWSEEYKKAIYDSRVEGTRNLVAAMAELKKKPEVLISSSAIGYYGTQPQSMDVPALTESSPAGSDFLAKVCVDWEAEALKAESFGVRTALIRTGIVLSTKGGALGKMLMPFRFFVGGPLGTGKQWVSWIHIDDETEVFLYPMKNPRIRGAMNAVAPTPITMQAFAEAVGHALSRPSLFPVPKFVLQAMLGEAADAVGEGQKVIPQALLENGFSFRFPEIEAAVRDLLSYDK; translated from the coding sequence ATGAGCAAAAAAATTGTTATCACAGGTGCAACCGGTTTGCTTGGCCCGGCTATTTTTGAGCAACTCAAAAAAGAAGGCCATGAGCTCGTCCTTTTTTCCCGAAATCCAAAAAGTGCCCAATCGAAATTGCTAGGTGCAAAACAGTATGTGGCATGGGATGCGGCATCTCGCAACGGAGAATGGAAAAACGCGCTGGAAGGCACGGATGTGGTGATTCATCTTGCGGGCGTGCCTGTGGCCGAGCGCTGGTCGGAAGAATACAAAAAAGCGATCTACGACTCACGCGTGGAAGGCACGCGCAATTTGGTGGCGGCGATGGCCGAACTGAAAAAAAAGCCAGAAGTATTGATTAGTTCATCGGCAATTGGATACTACGGCACGCAGCCGCAAAGCATGGATGTTCCGGCGCTAACGGAGTCGTCGCCAGCGGGCTCGGACTTTTTAGCAAAAGTTTGTGTGGATTGGGAAGCGGAAGCCTTGAAAGCCGAATCGTTTGGCGTGCGCACAGCGCTGATTCGAACGGGCATTGTTCTTTCTACAAAAGGAGGCGCATTGGGAAAAATGCTGATGCCATTTAGGTTTTTTGTTGGCGGCCCGCTGGGCACAGGCAAGCAATGGGTTTCGTGGATTCACATCGATGATGAAACAGAGGTTTTTCTCTATCCGATGAAAAATCCTCGCATTCGTGGCGCCATGAATGCCGTCGCGCCAACGCCGATAACGATGCAAGCTTTTGCTGAAGCTGTTGGCCATGCGCTCTCGCGTCCGTCGCTTTTTCCCGTTCCGAAATTTGTGTTGCAAGCCATGCTCGGAGAAGCTGCCGACGCGGTGGGCGAAGGACAAAAAGTCATTCCGCAAGCGCTTTTAGAAAATGGGTTTTCGTTTCGTTTTCCTGAGATTGAGGCCGCCGTTCGCGATTTGTTAAGTTATGATAAATAG
- a CDS encoding DUF1015 domain-containing protein, with protein sequence MPEIKGLKGLLYNQAIAKSYEQLLCPPYDVISDDLQRELYQKSEYNAVRLELPIEENRYDAAAARFVAWQAEGALLRDAKEAIYPYFQTFTTKSGEIYTRKGLIALCRLYDFSEGKVVPHERTLSGPKADRLNLFKKTEANFSCIFGLYSDTEKTVDSLVKAFAQNSPPMIDALDSQSVQHQLWRMDDESKIEKIQAALQTLPIYIADGHHRYETGVQYRNLRKDANPEHTGNEPYNYIMMYIANMHDEGMVIFPTHRLVHSLPDFSLDALLAKLRPLFELTELPDKTALKIFMEAHPKHAFGMIAQNVSYGISLKVSLDEAIAETMPNALKSLDVTILHHAILGERLGLSQESQARQTNLIYSKDVDEVFEKVASGAVQLGFVMNATSIHEVVDVASVGEVMPQKSTYFYPKLATGLVFNALS encoded by the coding sequence ATGCCGGAAATTAAAGGACTCAAAGGACTTCTCTACAATCAAGCCATTGCGAAATCTTACGAGCAGCTACTCTGCCCGCCATACGATGTGATCTCGGACGATTTGCAGCGCGAGCTATATCAAAAATCGGAGTATAATGCAGTTCGCTTGGAATTGCCCATTGAAGAAAATCGCTATGATGCGGCGGCGGCACGATTTGTGGCGTGGCAAGCAGAGGGCGCTTTGCTGCGCGATGCGAAAGAGGCGATTTATCCCTACTTTCAAACTTTTACGACAAAATCGGGTGAGATCTATACGCGAAAAGGGCTGATTGCGCTTTGCCGATTGTATGATTTCTCTGAAGGGAAAGTAGTTCCGCATGAGCGCACGCTTTCTGGCCCAAAGGCCGATCGGCTCAATTTGTTCAAAAAAACAGAAGCAAATTTTAGCTGTATTTTTGGCCTTTATTCGGATACGGAGAAAACGGTTGACTCGCTCGTTAAGGCTTTCGCACAAAATAGCCCGCCGATGATTGACGCGCTGGATTCGCAAAGCGTGCAACATCAATTGTGGCGAATGGACGACGAATCCAAAATTGAAAAAATTCAAGCGGCGCTTCAAACCCTTCCTATTTACATTGCCGACGGGCATCATCGCTACGAAACCGGCGTGCAATATCGCAACCTCAGAAAAGATGCAAATCCCGAGCACACAGGCAATGAGCCCTATAACTACATTATGATGTACATTGCCAATATGCACGACGAAGGCATGGTGATTTTTCCAACGCATCGTCTTGTGCATAGTTTGCCAGATTTTAGTCTTGACGCGCTGCTCGCAAAACTTCGTCCGTTATTTGAACTCACCGAACTTCCCGATAAAACGGCATTGAAAATATTTATGGAAGCGCATCCAAAACATGCGTTTGGAATGATCGCCCAAAATGTGTCCTACGGGATTTCCCTCAAGGTTTCGTTGGATGAGGCGATCGCGGAAACGATGCCGAACGCGTTAAAATCGCTGGATGTAACGATTTTGCATCATGCGATTTTGGGGGAAAGGTTAGGGCTTTCACAAGAATCGCAAGCGCGGCAAACCAATTTGATTTATTCCAAAGATGTTGATGAAGTTTTTGAAAAAGTCGCGTCTGGAGCCGTTCAGCTTGGTTTTGTAATGAATGCGACAAGTATTCATGAAGTGGTCGATGTTGCATCGGTTGGGGAAGTCATGCCGCAAAAATCAACGTATTTTTACCCGAAGTTAGCGACTGGCCTGGTCTTTAACGCGTTATCCTAA
- a CDS encoding SDR family oxidoreductase, whose product MTELKEQVAVITGATGGIGKATAELFHANGIRTVLHGRNRARLKDIAAALQAPYVLGDITEQDVPKKLLDTALAEFRRCDIVVNNAAIMEIGTVESVDIEVICKMVRVNVEAAYRVAYTFLKHFKQNDFGHLINISSVLGTKVRESAGAYAGTKYAIEALSEALRIELARTNVKVTSIEPGLVMTELHRKWDVHPKEAMQIPTPLQPGDVAEIIWQVLSQKPHVRIPKILIMPKDHAI is encoded by the coding sequence ATGACGGAATTAAAAGAACAAGTGGCGGTCATTACAGGGGCAACAGGTGGAATTGGAAAAGCAACAGCAGAACTGTTTCATGCCAACGGGATTCGAACGGTTTTGCATGGCCGCAACCGAGCGCGCTTAAAAGATATTGCCGCTGCGCTTCAAGCTCCGTACGTGCTTGGCGATATCACTGAGCAAGATGTTCCGAAAAAACTGCTTGATACAGCGCTCGCCGAATTTCGGCGCTGCGATATTGTGGTGAATAACGCGGCCATTATGGAAATTGGTACCGTAGAATCGGTCGATATCGAAGTCATTTGTAAAATGGTTCGCGTGAATGTTGAAGCTGCGTATCGCGTGGCCTACACTTTTTTAAAGCATTTTAAACAAAATGATTTTGGGCATTTGATTAATATTTCCAGTGTGTTGGGCACGAAAGTTCGAGAATCGGCGGGCGCATATGCAGGAACAAAATACGCCATAGAAGCGCTTTCAGAAGCGTTGCGCATAGAGCTGGCCAGAACGAACGTGAAAGTGACCAGCATCGAGCCTGGTTTGGTTATGACCGAACTTCACCGCAAGTGGGACGTTCATCCAAAAGAAGCGATGCAAATTCCAACGCCACTTCAGCCGGGCGATGTTGCTGAAATCATTTGGCAAGTTCTTTCTCAAAAACCGCATGTTCGTATACCCAAAATTCTCATCATGCCAAAAGATCATGCGATTTAG
- a CDS encoding segregation and condensation protein A: MYRVHLAEFEGPLDLLLFFIKRDELNIYDIPISKITQDFMAYLDAMQSLSLDVVAEFIYMASVLMSIKAKMLLPRPEALDGDPNEFDPRTELVEKLLEYKRFKKMAGEIRILEEHRRQQHERRLFEQIAAPVVDEMNDPTLRPTLFHLILAYKRVLDHMPKKTVHEIRKVPVSIEEQMQFILKKLDKSVQISFFESVADFQDRIILVVTFLAILEMARSRQISIVTKDDYNDFWISRRQADYEK, translated from the coding sequence ATGTATCGCGTTCATCTGGCCGAGTTTGAAGGGCCGCTTGATTTATTGCTTTTTTTCATCAAGCGCGATGAGCTAAATATTTATGACATTCCCATCTCAAAAATCACCCAAGATTTTATGGCATATCTCGATGCCATGCAAAGCCTTAGCCTGGATGTTGTTGCTGAGTTTATTTACATGGCATCGGTATTGATGAGCATCAAAGCGAAAATGCTATTGCCGCGCCCGGAAGCGCTGGATGGCGATCCAAACGAGTTTGATCCGCGAACAGAGTTGGTTGAAAAACTGCTTGAATACAAACGGTTTAAAAAAATGGCCGGGGAAATTCGCATATTGGAGGAGCATCGCCGCCAGCAGCATGAACGCAGGTTGTTTGAGCAAATTGCGGCGCCCGTCGTCGATGAGATGAACGACCCCACACTTCGCCCTACCTTGTTTCATCTTATTTTAGCCTACAAGCGCGTTCTGGATCACATGCCCAAGAAAACTGTGCATGAGATTCGAAAAGTCCCGGTTTCTATTGAAGAGCAAATGCAGTTCATTTTGAAAAAGCTCGACAAGTCGGTTCAAATCTCATTTTTCGAATCGGTCGCTGATTTTCAGGATCGAATTATTTTGGTTGTGACATTTTTGGCGATTCTTGAAATGGCGAGAAGTCGCCAAATCTCAATTGTGACTAAAGATGATTACAATGATTTTTGGATTTCTCGTCGCCAAGCCGACTACGAAAAGTAA
- a CDS encoding sigma-54-dependent transcriptional regulator translates to MSTILVVDDEPVVTDYIKEALSEEGYAVEVAYTGNDGIVQAKKVSPDVIILDFMLPDLNGIEVLKKLRQLDESLQVIMLTAYNSVPTALEAVRNGAADYILKPFDLDAFKITVAKICEKAHLTNQLRFLREDNAKKLAGNEFLLCPSVQMAKVYDLVFQVAQTNDTTVLILGESGAGKEHIAKLIHQNSSRAAKPFVEMNCAAIPENLLESELFGHEPGAFTDARSKKLGLFEYADGGTIFLDEIGDMPLATQAKILKVLETKEFRRVGGLRDIKSDVRVVAATNKDLSFEIDRGNFREDLYYRLQVVPIDIPPLRERKEDILHLANFFLEMTGRSMRKRLELSGDAASALLSYTWKGNVRELKNVIERAVIVTPNGSRILPEHLAFKPMSVAELAKKSEEFLIPKPDYEARQAEQQRQAEQRSNGLSFSLSKFYDGFSLKAHLEQIERQYLLDALEKTGGNQLQAAKLLGIERHVLRYQMKKYEIDDPRNSKNSDD, encoded by the coding sequence ATGAGCACCATATTAGTTGTTGATGACGAACCCGTTGTTACGGATTACATCAAAGAAGCGCTTTCTGAAGAAGGCTACGCAGTTGAAGTTGCCTATACAGGCAATGACGGCATCGTGCAAGCCAAAAAGGTTTCCCCTGATGTAATCATTTTGGATTTTATGCTTCCTGACCTCAACGGCATTGAGGTGCTCAAAAAACTTCGCCAGCTTGATGAAAGCTTACAAGTGATTATGCTCACCGCCTATAATTCCGTTCCAACTGCCCTTGAGGCAGTTCGAAACGGTGCAGCTGACTACATTCTCAAACCGTTCGACCTCGACGCGTTTAAAATCACCGTTGCTAAAATTTGTGAAAAAGCACATCTGACCAACCAGCTCCGCTTTTTGCGTGAAGACAACGCGAAAAAACTTGCGGGCAATGAGTTCCTACTTTGCCCTTCAGTGCAAATGGCAAAGGTGTATGATTTGGTGTTTCAGGTGGCGCAAACCAACGATACCACCGTGCTGATTTTGGGCGAAAGCGGCGCAGGAAAAGAACATATTGCTAAACTCATTCATCAAAATTCCTCGCGTGCGGCAAAGCCATTTGTTGAAATGAACTGCGCCGCCATTCCCGAAAATCTACTTGAATCGGAGCTATTCGGGCATGAACCGGGCGCATTTACAGACGCGCGCAGCAAAAAGCTTGGCTTATTCGAGTATGCCGATGGCGGCACCATTTTCCTTGATGAAATTGGCGACATGCCTTTGGCCACGCAAGCCAAAATTCTGAAAGTTTTGGAAACGAAAGAGTTTCGGCGAGTGGGTGGATTGAGAGATATTAAAAGCGATGTTCGTGTGGTAGCCGCTACAAACAAAGACTTGTCGTTTGAAATTGACAGAGGAAACTTCCGAGAAGATCTCTACTATCGCTTGCAAGTTGTCCCAATAGACATTCCGCCGCTCAGAGAACGCAAGGAGGACATTTTGCATCTTGCCAATTTCTTTCTTGAAATGACCGGGCGATCGATGCGAAAGCGCTTAGAACTTTCCGGTGATGCCGCGTCTGCGCTGCTTTCTTATACCTGGAAAGGAAATGTTCGCGAGCTGAAAAATGTGATTGAACGCGCAGTGATTGTCACCCCAAACGGTTCGCGAATTCTGCCTGAACACTTGGCATTTAAACCGATGTCTGTGGCTGAACTCGCGAAAAAATCAGAAGAATTTTTGATTCCCAAGCCGGATTATGAAGCACGGCAAGCTGAGCAACAGCGGCAAGCTGAACAGCGTAGCAACGGCCTGTCCTTTTCTTTGTCAAAGTTTTATGATGGATTTTCGCTCAAAGCTCATCTTGAACAGATCGAGCGCCAGTATTTGCTCGACGCGCTTGAAAAAACAGGTGGAAACCAGCTTCAAGCGGCAAAGTTGCTCGGCATTGAACGCCACGTGCTGCGCTATCAAATGAAAAAATACGAAATAGACGATCCGCGCAATTCAAAAAATTCTGACGATTAA
- a CDS encoding MGMT family protein has translation MQTQKKEPPNQELVSFYDRVYELVRQVPFGKVTTYGAIAKALGAASSSRIVGYALKCAPMESVPCHRVVNRFGALTGKMHFGDPNLMRKLLEREGISFSEDGYVKLDEHFFDVANLFKQ, from the coding sequence TTGCAAACGCAAAAAAAAGAACCGCCTAACCAAGAATTGGTATCTTTTTATGACCGAGTCTACGAGTTGGTGCGGCAGGTTCCGTTTGGCAAAGTGACCACTTACGGCGCCATCGCAAAAGCCTTAGGCGCTGCGTCGTCCAGTCGGATTGTCGGCTATGCGCTCAAATGCGCACCAATGGAAAGCGTGCCTTGCCATCGCGTGGTGAATCGTTTCGGAGCGCTCACTGGAAAAATGCACTTTGGCGACCCAAACCTAATGCGCAAGCTTTTGGAACGGGAAGGCATTTCATTTTCCGAAGACGGTTATGTAAAGTTAGATGAGCATTTCTTCGATGTCGCCAATTTATTCAAGCAATGA